One genomic segment of Deinococcus humi includes these proteins:
- a CDS encoding winged helix-turn-helix domain-containing protein, producing the protein MTPTPADVQRLTDADTARALRQNVQFLSLFLEPHSPSEIAASAGMAANLAHHHTRKLAGLGLLLEVGRDGGKVFYQLAAREFRVPLDLLPEGKGTVDIQGLSEGFSRAYERSWTLMHQGEEDVYGFGSGGHPVPLPSPPESPCLEAYPAHLDSLTLRLSSERYQRLVRALSALLTEAYTEGQTPEGKYCTLAVLGFQSEQETGRNHLSRNLNSFLGAD; encoded by the coding sequence ATGACCCCAACTCCAGCCGACGTTCAGCGCCTCACTGATGCGGACACTGCTCGCGCTCTGCGTCAGAATGTCCAGTTTCTCAGCCTTTTCCTAGAGCCCCATTCACCCAGCGAGATTGCAGCCTCGGCAGGCATGGCAGCCAATCTCGCCCACCATCACACCCGCAAATTGGCTGGGCTTGGCTTATTGCTGGAAGTGGGACGCGATGGAGGCAAGGTCTTTTATCAACTGGCGGCGCGAGAATTCCGAGTCCCCCTTGACCTCCTGCCGGAGGGCAAGGGCACGGTCGACATTCAAGGACTCAGCGAGGGCTTCTCACGCGCCTACGAGCGGTCCTGGACGCTCATGCATCAAGGCGAAGAAGATGTTTACGGGTTCGGCTCAGGCGGACACCCTGTGCCCCTGCCATCCCCACCCGAGAGCCCATGTCTGGAAGCCTACCCGGCCCATCTGGACTCGCTGACATTGCGCCTTTCGTCTGAGCGCTATCAGCGGTTGGTCCGTGCTCTGAGCGCTTTGCTGACTGAGGCCTATACCGAGGGCCAGACGCCAGAGGGAAAATACTGCACGCTGGCGGTCCTAGGCTTTCAGTCTGAGCAGGAAACGGGGCGCAATCATCTTTCCCGCAACCTCAACAGCTTTCTCGGCGCAGATTAA
- a CDS encoding S41 family peptidase: MAPVPALTCLEALAQLTALVQHFSPRAVATTPDWAGFLVGHLPTFEQDMTASVLAAQLQAAFQQFDPRLQVLAEMAPESLPLVPAREVTFVLHIPYGDVEREMVLRPPQLVTLHLEDLAVQEVTVTDLPVVGTVRVPFPGFQPRVFPLPGGLSAVFPLTEPGHLERDPEPFSSMTLDPQDKRTQMASVMLLWGKLRFLYPYWTELSVDWDAALRRALQEVTDTCDDEDFTIVLEEMLALLEDAHVYVRPAHLGYAVHALPFCVEWIDGQLLVSNTELNAGPERGAEVLELDGEDALTLYQGYEARASGIPEVRRYRACTRLVGRDEAQSVRVTWQTPAGKRQSSVIQTRPGREPRPEQRPEPLTTLEMGIGYLDWTRAEQDREADLLALIGEVNVLIVDGRGYPTELAMTLFRALARQEMGLPALLVPVVTSPDAHDLRFKDIAKPWFQPNPARPDVTLLFLTNAHGTQSYAESLLSMVEAYGLGQRFGSRSAGCNGMIAVLELPSGHRVRWTGVRTLRSGGRPLFRVGIPADQDVRRSRAGVVAGRDEVLEAALGEARRVTSAGVSSDPHAEPRSGSKER; encoded by the coding sequence ATGGCCCCTGTTCCTGCCCTGACGTGCTTGGAAGCCCTGGCGCAGCTGACCGCGCTCGTTCAGCATTTCTCGCCGCGCGCCGTCGCCACAACTCCAGACTGGGCCGGCTTCCTAGTGGGCCACCTCCCCACCTTCGAGCAGGACATGACCGCCTCAGTCCTCGCCGCCCAGCTTCAGGCCGCCTTTCAACAGTTTGATCCTCGCTTGCAGGTACTTGCAGAAATGGCTCCCGAGTCTCTTCCCCTGGTGCCCGCCCGAGAGGTGACGTTCGTCCTGCACATTCCTTACGGGGACGTGGAACGCGAGATGGTCCTGCGTCCCCCCCAGCTCGTCACCCTGCACCTGGAGGATCTGGCGGTTCAGGAGGTCACCGTCACGGACCTGCCCGTGGTGGGAACGGTGAGGGTTCCCTTCCCAGGGTTTCAGCCCCGCGTCTTTCCACTCCCTGGTGGCCTGAGCGCGGTCTTCCCCCTGACCGAACCGGGCCACCTGGAACGGGATCCAGAGCCGTTTTCCAGCATGACGTTGGATCCGCAGGACAAACGGACCCAGATGGCCTCGGTGATGCTCCTGTGGGGAAAGCTCAGGTTCCTGTACCCCTACTGGACGGAGCTGAGTGTCGACTGGGACGCGGCGCTGCGCAGGGCCCTGCAGGAGGTCACCGACACGTGTGACGACGAGGACTTCACCATCGTCCTTGAAGAGATGCTCGCCCTTCTGGAAGACGCCCACGTTTACGTGCGTCCGGCGCATCTGGGGTATGCGGTGCATGCCCTGCCGTTCTGTGTGGAGTGGATCGACGGGCAGCTGCTGGTAAGCAACACCGAACTGAACGCTGGTCCCGAGAGAGGGGCCGAAGTGCTGGAGTTGGACGGCGAAGACGCCCTGACCCTCTACCAGGGTTACGAGGCGCGGGCGAGCGGCATCCCGGAAGTGCGGCGCTACCGGGCCTGCACCCGGCTGGTGGGCCGCGATGAGGCGCAGTCCGTCCGGGTCACCTGGCAAACGCCGGCGGGGAAACGACAGTCCAGCGTGATTCAGACACGTCCAGGGCGTGAGCCGCGGCCCGAACAGCGGCCAGAACCGCTGACGACGTTGGAGATGGGAATCGGCTATCTGGACTGGACCCGGGCGGAACAGGACCGCGAAGCGGACCTGCTGGCACTGATCGGGGAAGTGAACGTGCTGATCGTGGACGGGCGTGGCTATCCCACGGAGTTGGCCATGACCTTGTTCAGGGCACTGGCACGGCAGGAGATGGGGCTGCCCGCCTTGCTGGTCCCCGTGGTCACGTCGCCTGATGCGCACGATCTGAGGTTCAAGGACATCGCCAAGCCCTGGTTTCAGCCGAATCCGGCGCGTCCGGACGTAACGCTGCTCTTCCTGACGAACGCGCACGGCACGCAGAGTTATGCCGAGAGTCTGTTGAGCATGGTGGAGGCGTACGGCCTGGGCCAGCGTTTCGGCAGTCGATCGGCGGGGTGCAATGGCATGATTGCGGTCCTCGAGCTGCCCAGTGGACACCGCGTGCGCTGGACGGGCGTCAGGACCCTGCGCAGTGGCGGGCGGCCCTTGTTCCGGGTGGGGATTCCAGCAGACCAAGACGTCAGGAGATCCAGAGCGGGAGTCGTGGCGGGAAGGGATGAGGTGCTGGAGGCCGCACTCGGCGAGGCCAGGAGGGTGACCTCTGCGGGGGTGTCTTCAGATCCACACGCCGAACCACGTTCAGGCTCAAAAGAGCGCTAG
- a CDS encoding class I SAM-dependent methyltransferase: MPPLPHSKAWYAHLATELGGYHHPWRRVLDGPDPEQTFDLLLEQVLRPDARVLEAGCGHGPDAVRFGQTVQQWIAYDQVPELLEMARRNAPHAVFEEWNGKDALPAALQDPFDVIVSRRGPTSIILRLPELAAPDAQFVYVGPRLTVPQVAERLTAVQWRIVAEWRISVQAYAPTWEDWRVRGAWMDEPVSRADWEAGVTPQGMPYREERYVVLARATSSATTLPELS, from the coding sequence ATGCCGCCTCTCCCCCATTCCAAAGCATGGTACGCCCACCTCGCTACTGAGCTCGGCGGGTACCACCATCCGTGGCGTCGTGTCCTGGATGGTCCTGATCCAGAACAGACCTTTGACCTTCTGCTGGAACAAGTGCTCCGTCCGGATGCGCGGGTTCTGGAAGCCGGCTGCGGTCACGGCCCGGATGCCGTCCGATTCGGTCAAACGGTTCAGCAGTGGATCGCCTACGATCAGGTCCCGGAACTGCTGGAGATGGCCAGGCGCAACGCCCCGCACGCCGTGTTTGAGGAGTGGAATGGGAAGGATGCATTGCCAGCCGCGTTGCAGGACCCATTTGACGTCATCGTCTCCCGCCGTGGGCCGACGAGCATCATCTTGCGTCTGCCTGAACTGGCTGCCCCGGATGCTCAGTTTGTTTACGTCGGACCCCGGCTGACCGTGCCTCAGGTGGCCGAACGGCTGACGGCTGTTCAGTGGCGCATCGTGGCAGAGTGGCGCATTTCTGTGCAGGCCTATGCACCGACCTGGGAGGACTGGCGGGTGCGCGGTGCGTGGATGGACGAGCCCGTCTCCAGAGCGGACTGGGAGGCAGGCGTCACCCCACAAGGCATGCCCTACCGGGAAGAACGGTACGTGGTCCTGGCGAGAGCGACATCGTCTGCCACAACCCTGCCAGAACTGTCATAG
- a CDS encoding permease prefix domain 1-containing protein: MSRATERYLRQATRGLTGSTRHAVQAELSSHLHERMRQHQAFGLSEEAAEARVLAELGAPTAVNRGLLQVHAVSWLTSLGMLGLLGVTLILTLPHSQAQVEGPVPSIPELSLQYVEVNSLKAQLQKEGVSVQGPVDHWTLTFPKGKRPVTIYPNLPISGLLPTLYPNTTNHKTYLDANLLIQAAHDAGLSVQLEGWTNPVLHLGSVALQLGTAAAPTDAYNIYARFFGPFVAEVLGHQPDRVYPGNLRWYPSAIRSHYRLNGVGRAGEVYALVTTHKEQGHLVFDFDLAPVDAQGKLSFDLPYGLDHLQLVPSMVAFQHRTGQEEQGMTAAVLLRLTEDGSAGIRSVVQPLHRVLNNLIEE; encoded by the coding sequence ATGAGCCGCGCGACTGAACGCTATCTCCGGCAGGCCACCCGCGGCCTGACCGGTTCCACCCGCCACGCCGTCCAGGCCGAATTGTCCAGTCACCTCCACGAACGCATGCGCCAGCACCAGGCGTTCGGGCTGAGCGAAGAGGCCGCAGAGGCCCGGGTGCTTGCCGAACTCGGCGCACCTACCGCGGTCAACCGGGGACTGCTCCAGGTGCACGCCGTCTCCTGGCTCACCTCGCTGGGCATGCTCGGCCTGCTCGGTGTCACCCTGATCCTCACGCTCCCGCACAGTCAGGCACAGGTCGAGGGTCCGGTCCCGTCCATCCCCGAGCTCAGCTTGCAGTACGTCGAGGTCAACAGCCTCAAGGCCCAGCTCCAGAAGGAAGGGGTCAGCGTGCAAGGGCCGGTCGATCACTGGACCTTGACCTTTCCGAAAGGCAAACGCCCGGTCACGATCTACCCGAACCTCCCAATCTCCGGTCTCCTCCCCACGCTGTATCCGAACACCACCAACCACAAGACCTACCTGGACGCCAACCTGCTGATCCAGGCGGCCCACGATGCCGGTCTCTCCGTGCAGTTGGAGGGCTGGACCAATCCGGTGCTCCACCTCGGTTCAGTGGCCCTCCAGCTGGGCACCGCAGCCGCGCCAACGGACGCCTACAACATCTACGCCAGGTTCTTCGGTCCCTTCGTCGCGGAGGTGCTCGGACATCAGCCGGACCGCGTCTATCCCGGTAATCTGCGCTGGTATCCTTCAGCCATCCGCAGCCACTACCGGCTAAATGGTGTGGGCCGGGCAGGAGAAGTGTATGCACTGGTCACCACCCACAAAGAACAGGGCCACCTGGTCTTCGATTTCGATCTCGCCCCAGTAGACGCTCAAGGGAAGCTGAGCTTCGATCTGCCGTATGGGTTGGATCACTTGCAACTCGTCCCCAGCATGGTGGCGTTCCAGCACCGGACGGGACAGGAAGAACAGGGCATGACCGCAGCGGTGCTCCTGCGACTGACCGAGGACGGCAGCGCCGGAATACGCTCTGTCGTGCAGCCTCTGCACCGGGTACTGAACAATTTGATTGAGGAGTAG
- a CDS encoding PadR family transcriptional regulator produces the protein MDQNTLRGHLDLILLASLKDAPLYGVQLIQHVHALTAGHFHFKEGTLYPALHRLEKQGLLMADLQPSPTGGPPRKYYHLTPAGRTDLARRQQAWQAFSAAMQPFGGQA, from the coding sequence ATGGATCAGAACACCCTTCGCGGCCACCTCGACCTCATTCTCCTCGCCAGCCTCAAGGACGCCCCCCTCTACGGCGTTCAACTCATTCAACATGTCCATGCCCTCACCGCCGGTCACTTCCACTTCAAGGAAGGCACCCTCTATCCTGCCCTGCATCGCCTCGAAAAACAGGGCCTCCTGATGGCTGACCTCCAGCCCAGCCCCACCGGTGGTCCCCCCCGCAAGTACTACCACCTCACGCCAGCCGGCCGCACCGACCTTGCCCGCCGCCAGCAGGCCTGGCAGGCCTTTTCCGCCGCGATGCAGCCGTTTGGGGGTCAGGCATGA
- a CDS encoding DinB family protein — MLQDTRRTTLAAVRGLEPAQLDWAPGAQGNSIGALLAHIAAVEWAYSVATFERREPTAQEKTQWRPALQLGAAAREQYTGWTLNQYEALLAQVRQDSLQRLAHCDDAWLDREFTLIDGTLVNFRWAWFHIFEDELSHRGQILLIRNHLLPSAASRSFAGG, encoded by the coding sequence ATGCTGCAGGACACCCGCCGAACCACACTGGCCGCTGTACGCGGACTTGAGCCGGCGCAGCTGGACTGGGCACCTGGTGCACAGGGCAACAGCATCGGTGCGCTCCTGGCGCATATCGCGGCTGTGGAGTGGGCCTACAGTGTGGCCACGTTCGAGCGGCGCGAGCCCACCGCTCAGGAGAAGACACAGTGGCGCCCTGCCCTTCAGTTGGGGGCCGCCGCGCGTGAACAGTACACCGGCTGGACACTGAACCAGTACGAGGCCTTGCTCGCGCAGGTCCGCCAGGACAGCTTGCAGCGACTTGCGCATTGTGATGATGCGTGGCTTGACCGTGAGTTCACCTTGATTGACGGCACGCTGGTGAATTTCCGTTGGGCCTGGTTCCATATTTTTGAGGACGAGCTCAGTCATCGGGGGCAGATCCTGCTGATCCGCAACCACCTGCTGCCCTCCGCTGCGTCCAGGTCATTCGCGGGAGGCTGA
- a CDS encoding GNAT family N-acetyltransferase, which yields MNTELLKRLAHAETTAHARYGKTGETARFGPLTAVHAGPDLPVDTGWHNGTRPFTPTELEEFEAFSLRHAQPTTLHLLSAFASPVLPMLRERSYALDYVLHVYIHDLSGNFAWQPADIREEQADAWATLAAQGFGLGTEKIMMVVGHAPGTQLFVADVNGTPAATAALSVTEGIAAFHGTATLPKFRGRGLQTALLAHRLQGAAAAGASLASVFVTPGTGSERNVERAGFRLVGARLTLTRRG from the coding sequence ATGAATACGGAGCTGCTGAAACGGCTGGCCCACGCCGAGACAACGGCCCATGCACGTTATGGGAAGACAGGAGAGACAGCGCGATTTGGCCCCCTAACCGCTGTTCACGCTGGCCCAGACTTGCCGGTGGATACCGGCTGGCACAACGGCACCCGCCCGTTCACACCAACGGAACTTGAGGAGTTCGAGGCGTTCAGTCTCCGACACGCTCAGCCCACCACGCTGCATCTGCTTTCGGCCTTCGCGTCGCCAGTCCTGCCTATGCTGAGGGAACGCAGTTACGCCCTAGATTACGTGCTGCACGTTTACATTCATGATCTGTCAGGCAACTTTGCCTGGCAGCCTGCCGATATTCGAGAAGAACAGGCCGACGCTTGGGCAACCCTAGCCGCACAGGGTTTCGGGCTAGGGACGGAGAAGATCATGATGGTGGTGGGACACGCGCCAGGCACTCAGTTGTTTGTGGCAGACGTGAACGGTACGCCTGCGGCCACTGCTGCCCTGAGCGTCACCGAAGGCATCGCCGCCTTTCACGGCACCGCCACGCTGCCTAAGTTCCGGGGACGCGGACTGCAAACCGCGCTGCTGGCCCACCGTTTGCAGGGCGCCGCAGCGGCCGGTGCAAGCCTCGCCAGCGTTTTCGTCACGCCTGGAACCGGCAGCGAGCGCAATGTGGAGCGGGCCGGCTTTAGGCTGGTGGGCGCGCGGTTGACGCTGACGCGGCGGGGCTGA
- a CDS encoding GAF domain-containing sensor histidine kinase yields the protein MTQTHGEALDLFVAFTEAAGQITDLDDLAHLALETLRTLIPGANVAFTERTPTHWQLRQWTDNLAPDLLAMAQQRGFPLETPVFAELVGTGQPSFVDGWRAAEQAVAHTEQFQAVAHYPIVQGSEVVAAIGLAVTDQHVWTDRQKAIVRSVGRSFSLLYERVRVTDELRVQQKEAEARTQVLELLANLTAKLTTEADDEVLIQRAQTQVLALLPPSHAAYWEPKGKLWRLGAHVNDVGNAELMAMMRAGVPVGQIPTLDTPWETGEALWQDDYARDTDVDAELTQHVYAVASLPIGVGPGQRGVINFSTFEPHRWSAPERALLTTLARGLWLALDRTAALRRQRDEAQKRSQALEAFALLSRDLAAETDRYALIRRAQKIILSLLPPGSSVYWELEHHSWRPKTQVGEYDPVMQAYLEEHGLPEDAPGCAVPWRSGEPHYQDQYALGTDVSSDMHVPVDTTAMLPVRVQGQPVGLLGIGLFGVQPWTWLDRTVLETAVSSLNLMLDRAQGVAALAERTAELERTNAELQTSNEELEAFTYSASHDLRTPIRHIKGFGELALKALRDTPNPRVERHLGIVLSAADRMTALIDAMLVLSRAGQAELHVRPLALDLLVAQALRDAEIEFPHMTVDWQIGPLPTAPADPVTIQQVLTNLLSNAVKYAASERPLQVHLWAEERPGAWAIQVRDNGVGFDPLYAGKLFGVFQRLHLQEQFAGTGIGLATVRRIVTRHGGQVWAEGRPGEGATFGFTRPTGPSQVR from the coding sequence ATGACGCAGACCCACGGGGAAGCCCTGGACCTCTTCGTGGCCTTCACCGAGGCCGCAGGCCAGATCACCGATCTCGACGACCTGGCCCATCTCGCGCTCGAGACCCTGCGGACGCTGATCCCCGGCGCGAACGTGGCCTTCACCGAGCGCACCCCCACCCACTGGCAGTTGCGGCAATGGACCGACAACCTCGCCCCGGATCTGCTGGCGATGGCCCAGCAGCGCGGCTTTCCCCTGGAGACCCCGGTCTTCGCGGAGCTGGTGGGCACGGGGCAACCGAGCTTCGTGGATGGCTGGCGGGCCGCTGAACAGGCGGTGGCCCACACGGAGCAGTTTCAGGCCGTGGCGCACTACCCCATCGTTCAGGGCAGTGAAGTGGTGGCCGCCATCGGTCTGGCGGTGACCGATCAGCACGTCTGGACCGACCGTCAGAAGGCCATCGTCCGCTCGGTGGGCCGCAGTTTCTCGCTGCTCTACGAGCGCGTCCGGGTGACGGACGAGCTGCGCGTCCAGCAAAAAGAGGCTGAGGCCCGCACCCAGGTGCTGGAGCTGCTGGCGAACCTGACGGCGAAGCTGACCACCGAGGCCGACGATGAGGTGCTGATCCAACGCGCCCAGACCCAGGTGCTGGCCCTGTTGCCGCCCAGTCACGCCGCCTACTGGGAACCAAAGGGGAAACTGTGGCGGCTGGGCGCACACGTCAACGACGTGGGCAACGCCGAACTGATGGCGATGATGCGCGCGGGCGTTCCAGTGGGGCAGATTCCGACGCTCGATACCCCCTGGGAGACAGGAGAGGCACTGTGGCAGGACGATTACGCGCGTGACACCGACGTGGACGCTGAGCTGACCCAGCACGTCTATGCCGTGGCGTCCCTGCCGATTGGTGTGGGGCCGGGGCAGCGGGGCGTGATCAACTTCTCGACGTTCGAGCCGCACCGCTGGAGCGCGCCCGAACGGGCGCTGCTGACCACCCTGGCGCGCGGCTTGTGGCTGGCCCTGGACCGCACGGCGGCCCTGCGGCGGCAGCGCGACGAGGCCCAGAAGCGCAGCCAGGCGCTGGAAGCCTTCGCGCTGCTCTCGCGCGACCTGGCGGCCGAGACGGACCGCTACGCCCTGATCCGGCGCGCACAGAAGATCATCCTCTCGCTGCTGCCCCCGGGTTCCAGCGTGTACTGGGAACTCGAGCACCACAGCTGGCGGCCCAAGACCCAGGTGGGCGAGTACGACCCGGTGATGCAGGCGTACCTGGAGGAGCATGGCCTGCCGGAAGACGCGCCCGGCTGCGCCGTGCCCTGGCGCAGCGGGGAGCCGCACTACCAGGACCAGTACGCGCTGGGCACGGACGTGTCCAGCGACATGCACGTTCCGGTGGACACCACAGCCATGCTGCCTGTGAGGGTGCAGGGCCAGCCCGTGGGCCTGCTGGGCATCGGCCTGTTCGGTGTGCAGCCGTGGACCTGGTTGGATCGGACGGTACTGGAAACAGCCGTTTCCAGCCTGAATCTGATGCTGGACCGCGCGCAGGGGGTGGCGGCGCTGGCCGAGCGTACCGCCGAACTGGAGCGGACGAATGCGGAACTCCAGACCTCCAACGAGGAACTCGAGGCATTCACCTACAGCGCGTCGCATGACCTGCGTACGCCCATCCGGCACATCAAGGGCTTCGGCGAACTGGCCCTCAAAGCGCTGCGGGACACGCCGAACCCCAGAGTCGAGCGGCACCTGGGGATCGTGCTGTCGGCGGCGGACCGCATGACGGCGCTGATTGACGCCATGCTGGTGCTGTCCCGGGCGGGGCAGGCCGAGCTGCATGTGCGTCCCCTGGCCCTGGACCTGCTGGTGGCCCAGGCACTGCGGGACGCGGAGATCGAGTTTCCGCACATGACGGTCGACTGGCAGATCGGCCCGCTGCCCACCGCACCCGCCGACCCAGTGACCATCCAGCAGGTGCTGACCAACCTGCTGAGCAACGCGGTGAAGTACGCCGCCTCCGAACGCCCCTTGCAGGTACATCTGTGGGCTGAGGAACGGCCCGGCGCGTGGGCCATCCAGGTGCGGGACAACGGCGTGGGCTTCGATCCGCTGTACGCGGGCAAGTTGTTCGGGGTCTTCCAGCGCCTGCATCTACAAGAACAGTTCGCGGGGACCGGAATCGGGCTGGCCACCGTGCGGCGCATCGTGACCCGGCACGGTGGGCAAGTCTGGGCCGAGGGCCGCCCCGGCGAGGGGGCCACCTTCGGCTTCACACGGCCCACCGGGCCAAGTCAGGTGAGATAA
- a CDS encoding PRC-barrel domain-containing protein, giving the protein MIKAKDILGRQIVALDSGQHIDSVHDLIFDHQANEVLGLLVDEGGWFRAAKVVPFEMIRAIGEDAIMIDSADHVTTTRQDDRLADVLDSKISLIGLTLLTTDGQDLGKIADVYFDEQTGKVEGYEATGGLFSDLSNGRTFVPAPDDVQIGADTAIVPVAVANAMQEQEPGGLKGALGSAGDSIKGAYENIADATKERQKEYAIGKTAGGDITLDDGTVIVTKGETITAEQAQKAEEHGKLTALATAATGGVISDAYGNIADASRTRQKDYVIGKAAGNDLQADDGSTIVIKGQIITAEQAERAEQAGKLGALAANATGGVIIASAGQARDRVQGSFEEMRGATAERQKAYVVGKTASQDVTTDAGETIVYGGGVITAYQADHAEQTGKLGALTAAAISGRVQAGRGGGVDPSSPEAAIGRRARTEVRSSGGSLVAAQGQIVTAAILERAQHLGVEDRLLAATGVRQSQSGGTDTRTALADGLDNVSSGASTLLDRAKGWLGERREDAETALDERQQKAHEQKIKDALGRPVNRVILAPDDTIILNLGEIVTHKAVELATQGDVLDILLDSVSKETPEINPLDSRPDEHGKGALDSQPDLTQHNPANTAPATDPKPQD; this is encoded by the coding sequence ATGATTAAAGCCAAAGACATTCTGGGGCGGCAGATCGTTGCCCTCGACTCGGGCCAGCACATCGACAGCGTGCATGACCTGATCTTCGATCACCAGGCTAACGAGGTTCTCGGCCTGCTGGTCGATGAGGGCGGCTGGTTCCGCGCGGCCAAGGTGGTGCCCTTCGAAATGATCCGCGCCATCGGAGAGGACGCCATCATGATCGACTCGGCGGACCACGTCACCACCACCCGACAAGATGACCGTCTGGCCGACGTGCTGGACAGCAAAATCAGCCTGATCGGTCTGACGCTGCTGACCACCGACGGGCAGGACCTGGGCAAGATCGCCGACGTGTACTTCGACGAGCAGACTGGCAAGGTGGAAGGCTATGAGGCGACTGGCGGCCTGTTTTCGGACCTGAGTAACGGACGAACCTTTGTGCCTGCGCCCGATGATGTGCAGATCGGTGCAGACACCGCCATCGTACCGGTCGCAGTGGCGAATGCCATGCAGGAACAGGAGCCGGGCGGCCTCAAGGGTGCCTTGGGCAGCGCCGGTGACTCGATCAAGGGGGCGTACGAGAACATCGCCGACGCCACCAAGGAACGCCAGAAGGAATACGCCATCGGCAAAACGGCGGGCGGCGACATCACCCTGGACGACGGCACGGTGATCGTCACCAAGGGCGAGACGATTACTGCCGAACAGGCACAGAAAGCCGAGGAGCACGGCAAGTTGACGGCTCTGGCCACGGCCGCGACGGGCGGAGTGATCTCCGACGCCTACGGCAACATCGCCGACGCGTCCAGGACGCGCCAGAAGGACTACGTGATTGGCAAGGCGGCGGGCAATGACTTGCAGGCCGACGACGGCTCCACCATCGTCATCAAGGGCCAGATCATCACTGCCGAGCAGGCCGAACGCGCCGAGCAGGCTGGAAAATTGGGCGCGCTGGCCGCCAACGCCACCGGCGGCGTGATCATTGCGTCTGCGGGTCAGGCCCGTGACCGGGTGCAGGGCAGCTTCGAGGAGATGCGCGGCGCCACCGCCGAGCGCCAGAAGGCCTACGTGGTGGGCAAGACCGCCAGCCAAGACGTCACCACGGACGCCGGCGAGACCATCGTCTATGGGGGTGGGGTGATCACCGCGTATCAGGCGGATCATGCCGAGCAGACCGGCAAGCTGGGCGCGCTGACGGCTGCGGCAATCTCGGGCAGGGTGCAGGCTGGACGCGGGGGCGGCGTGGACCCCAGCAGTCCCGAAGCAGCGATTGGCCGTCGAGCCAGGACGGAAGTGCGCAGTTCGGGCGGCAGCCTGGTGGCCGCACAGGGGCAGATCGTCACGGCAGCCATCCTGGAACGTGCCCAGCATCTGGGTGTCGAGGACCGGTTGCTGGCGGCCACGGGTGTACGCCAGTCCCAGTCTGGCGGCACCGACACCCGCACCGCCCTGGCGGATGGTCTGGACAATGTGTCCAGCGGGGCCAGCACTCTGCTGGACCGCGCCAAGGGCTGGCTGGGCGAGCGTCGCGAGGACGCCGAGACCGCACTGGACGAGCGCCAGCAAAAGGCCCACGAGCAGAAGATCAAGGACGCCCTGGGCCGTCCAGTCAACCGCGTGATCCTGGCCCCGGACGACACCATCATCCTCAACCTGGGCGAGATCGTGACCCACAAGGCCGTGGAACTGGCCACCCAGGGTGACGTGCTGGACATTCTGCTGGACAGTGTGAGCAAGGAAACGCCGGAGATCAACCCGCTGGACAGCCGGCCCGACGAGCACGGCAAGGGCGCGCTGGACAGCCAACCGGACCTGACACAACACAACCCCGCTAACACGGCGCCCGCTACCGATCCTAAGCCGCAGGACTAA
- a CDS encoding PRC and DUF2382 domain-containing protein produces MTQMNLVRMSELDRDHQLDLNSTGVYNPRDNDAYGANGEKIGTVRDALVRPTTGEIQYLIVDVGGWFSSKQVLIPVGQARFSEDGAYFDGLTKEQASDLSEYQDGQVYEAESQLADERVLRAPDSDEATYRREAFTTPDTLKLLEERLMIHKERFVAGSVDVGKRVETRQQQVNVELEREEVVIERHAVTDARPVEGAVLGADSQTLRVDLEAERANVSKQTFVTEEVTVGKREVTDTQTVSETVGKEVLEVTKSGDVQLDGEGQPRTEERKA; encoded by the coding sequence ATGACCCAGATGAATCTCGTCCGTATGTCCGAGCTGGACCGTGACCACCAGCTCGATCTCAACAGCACCGGCGTCTACAACCCCCGCGATAACGACGCCTACGGCGCGAATGGCGAGAAAATTGGCACTGTGCGTGACGCTCTGGTGCGGCCCACCACTGGTGAGATCCAGTACCTGATCGTCGATGTGGGCGGCTGGTTCTCCAGCAAGCAGGTCCTGATCCCGGTGGGCCAGGCCCGCTTCAGCGAGGACGGCGCGTATTTCGATGGGCTGACCAAGGAGCAGGCGAGTGACCTCAGCGAATATCAGGACGGCCAGGTGTATGAGGCCGAGTCCCAGCTGGCCGACGAGCGGGTATTGCGTGCCCCAGACAGTGACGAGGCCACCTACCGCCGCGAAGCTTTTACCACTCCGGACACCCTGAAGCTGCTCGAGGAGCGGCTGATGATCCATAAAGAACGCTTCGTTGCAGGCAGCGTAGACGTGGGCAAGCGGGTGGAGACCCGTCAGCAGCAGGTCAACGTGGAACTCGAACGTGAGGAAGTGGTCATCGAACGTCACGCGGTGACCGATGCCCGTCCTGTGGAAGGTGCGGTCCTCGGGGCCGACAGCCAGACCTTGCGCGTGGACCTGGAAGCCGAGCGGGCCAACGTCAGCAAGCAGACGTTCGTCACCGAGGAAGTCACGGTGGGCAAGCGAGAAGTGACTGACACCCAGACCGTCAGCGAAACCGTGGGCAAAGAAGTGCTGGAAGTGACCAAGAGCGGCGACGTACAACTGGATGGCGAGGGGCAACCCAGGACTGAAGAACGCAAGGCCTGA